The Chthoniobacterales bacterium DNA window AACCATTTCAGCCGAAACGAACCCGGTATTTTCACACCTATCCTCGATGCATTGCTGCAAAACGGCGACCGCTACCGGCATCTAGCCGACCTCGCCAGCTACACCCAGGCCCAGCAACGGCTGGAGAAATCGTACGCCGACCAGCCTGCGTGGACCCGCAAGGCGATCCTGAACATCGCAGCGTCCGGCAGATTTTCCAGCGACCGCACCATTGCGGAATACGCCAAAGAGATTTGGAACGTCACCCCATGCTTCACCGACTAACCAGAACCTCGCCATCCCGTCCACGCGGCAACATGGAGCCGGCTATCGGGCTCGAACCGATGACCTGCTGATTACAAATCTTCCGTTATTCATAGGGTCTGTAACAGAAACACTGTCACACTTTATATATCGGCGAGCTGGCTTATTGAGCTGGCTAGAAAGATCCGAAAATGAGTGACTGGGGATCTGTTGCGTCTCGGCTGACTGCTGGCAATGGCTACCCCGGCGGCGTTGTCGGGTCGGCAAATAGCCTGAGTCCCACGAAAGGCGCGTCAGGCTTACAGATTGGCTCGACACAGGCAGGCGCGGAGCTGGGGCGATTGCCGACGAAGGAGGACATCGGCGGCGTTGGCTTCCAGCGGATCGCAACGGATGGCGGGCAACCGGACCCAAGAGGCGGCGTGTCAGCAAATCGGCCAGCCTCGGACATTCCAGACTCTGGAAAACGTCGTTACACTCTGCGGCGTGGCCTTCACAGCGGACTTGAGATCAAACTGACGCCGCAAGGCGTCAGGAAAGCACTTCCTGCGCCTCCACGCGCATTCACCTACCACGCACAGCCTAAACGCGATGCAGCAGCCGCACAGGGCGAGAAATATGGTGTTTCGGCGTCGTCGGCGTTAGTCGGCCACGGAGTGGCCGGCGAAGCCGATGCGCTTCCTTGTCTATTTAGAAACAACTGCACCGATTCCATAGGAGAACCGGTGCGGAAGCTGACCGGTGCGGAGCGGAAACGCGCTCACACGTGCATGGAAAATGCGCAGCATTTCATTAATCATTACGGCCTCGAAAACTGCGGGTTTCTGACAATCACGCACGCCGAGGACGGACCAATCGGCTTCGGCGAATTTCAGCGGCGTCTCCACTCCGCCATGACACATTTCCTCCGGCCAGCCTTCGACGATTACATGGGCGCACTCGAATTTGCCAAACGGGAACACCTCCATTTCATCGTGGCGTGCGGAACGGATATCAGAACTGGCTTCGACTTCGATCATTACCACGAGACGATGATCTGGCAAAAAAGCGGGCGCAAAGGCCCGAAGCCGGTTGGGAACTTGAACCGCTGCGAATGGCTCAAGGAAATGCACGCGTCCTTGTGTGACAGATTGCCAGATTACGGGCTAGGACGCGCGGAACTGGTCCCAATCTGGAAAAGTGCTGAGGCAGTCGGATACTACCTCGGCGGCTACCTCTCGAAGTCGATCCCGAACCGACTCCCGGAACACAAAGGCGCAAGGTTCATGCGCTACAGCAAAACCGCTCCTCGGATCGTCAAGGGTAGCTTTGCATGGCTGGGTGTTCACTCATGGCTCTGGCGACAAAAACTGGCTACTTTCGCAGCACACCACGACTGCAAAGACGAGGCGGATTTGAAGTCAATCTTTGGCACGCACTGGGCCTATCACATGAGAGCCGCAATCCTCGCAACGGATTTGTCCTGGTATTTAACGGGGCACCACGCAAAGGCTGATGGCAGGGGAGACGAAAACATGGACTTGGACGCTCCGTATTACCCGCCAGCCCGCCCGATGACAGGCAGGGAAGTGAGAAAAATGCTTAATGATATCGAAATCAAAAAGATAGTCGAAGCGCATCCGGTTCACTTAAGGGAAACGAGGGAATCTCCGGGTTACCAACAGGCGATAGCGGAGTGGGAAAGCTACAACCGGCCCTTCTAGGAAAATGTCATACAAAATAAATGAAACGTCATACATACAAGGAGAAAAAAGCAGCTTATCTCAGAGGCAAATAGCCCTACTTTATGAAATACAGCGACATCATTTGCATTCCGCCTTCTGCAAGACTTATCCGTCTTGAGGCAGCTGCTGCTTACGTGGCAGGAGAACAAAACTTAAAAGGAGCGGTGCAAGCAGGTTGGTTCAAGCCTGTGGTAAAACATAAGGGCTGTACCGCATACGATGTGAGAGACTTAGATGTCGCGATAGACCGCGCAAAGCTGGATGGAGAATGGCCCAAGTGTCAGCCTGCGCGGTCAATGTCAGAGTCCTGAGCAATCAGATGAGCATAATGCCGCTCTACCACTTGGATGCCATCGCCCAGCCAGATGGCTGTCTTGGACATCGAAACTCCAGCACTAACCAGCAAGCTGGCAAAGGTGTGTCTCATGGTGTGGGCGGTGACCCACTCACAGCCTTGCTCGGCCATATAGTCATCGAAAGGACGACGGAAATCATAACGATATTCGCTAACTCCATGCGCGACATCCGGTTTCACAATGTAGCCGTCACAGCGGGGAATACTGGCAAGAAAAGCCTCCAACCTTTTGGAAAGGGGAATGGTGCGCCCTTTTCGGTTCTTGGTTTGAAAAGTATCTGTGTTTTGTACTCGCAGCAGCCCCGCGTTCAGATCAACCCAGTTCCACCTGGCTTCGATGATTTCATTTTTTCTAAGACCTGCATGGAAGCCAAGGTTCAGAATCAATGCCATTTCTGGACTCGGCGCATTCTCCAGCAACTGATTTCGCAATTCAGGCGAGCAGAAACGCTCTTTGGCAAGTTCCGAGACTTTCGCCATTCGGAAGTTGAACGGGTTTTGGCGGATCTTGCCTTCTGCCAAAAGCCAAGAAAAAAAGCCTTTCAAAGCTCGCACATACGACTGTGCGGCGGCTTCGGTCATCCGGGCGCGTTGCTCCGCAAACCACCGTTTTGTCACATTTTCTGTCACAGCAACGACGCTGATGCTTCCAATGTCGCCGATAAACTGGAAAATAATTCGTCGAGACCACGAGCTGGTTTTCTTGCTGTGGCGTCCTTCCTTGGCTCGGGAATTCAAATACTTCTCCGCCATAGCTTCCAGCGTGTGCTTGTCGTCGCTAGGGACGCTTCCCTTGATCTCTACTGCCCTCGTAATAGCCGAGGAAAGATCGGCGGTTTGCAGGCTGAAAAATTGCCGTTTTCCTCCTGTTTGGATCGCAAGCCAGTAAACAGAGCCTCGGAGGTAAATGCCTTTGGGAAGATTCTTCACGCAAGTGTCACACTTTCGCTGTCACACTTTCAAAGTCAAACCAGAGCAAAGCAGCCCTCTCTAGAGGGAAAATATGGAGCCGGCTATCGGGCTCGAACCGATGACCTGCTGATTACAAATCAGCTGCTCTACCAACTGAGCTAAGCCGGCAACTACGAGGGGTTAGAAATAGGCGGGATCGCTGGTGCGTGCAAGGTGAAATCTCGGTCGCGCACACTCCGTTTCGCTTCATGCATCCGTCGAGGGGATGGATCGCGATGTTAGTTATATGGCCCTCACAACCCAACCTTTTGCCCACGTCAAAGCACTGGACGACATTGCCAGTGAAAACCGCTCCACCAATGTCAGCCACGCCGAGCGGATCGGCTCGCTGGTAGCCGGGAGTGCGCTGATTGTTCTCGGACTCGCCAAGCGTTCGACCAGCGGAGTTTTACTCTCACTCGTCGGCGGTTTGCTGGTGCATCGCGGAGTCACCGGCCACTGCAGAGGCTACGCAGTGCTCGGCGTGGACACCGCGCGGCACGATCACCGGGGCGTGCCGGGAAATCATGGACACAAGATCGAGCGCAGCATCCGCATTCACCGGCCTGCGAATGAGATTTTTACCTTCTGGCGCAATCTCGAAAACATCCCGAAATTCATGGCCCGTGTGAAATTTGTCGAGGCTTCCAGCGGGCAACTTTCGCATTGGGTCGCCAAGGGACCGGGTGGAGTTACAGTCGAATGGGATGCGGAAGTCATCAACGAGCATCCCGACCAGATGATCGCCTGGCAGTCGCTACCGGGCGCGGAAATCGAGAGCGCAGGCTCGGTCTGGTTCACCCCACACGGCGACATGACGGAGGTGAAACTTTCCATGCAATATCATCCACCGATGGGTGCGATCGGGGACGTGGTGACGAAGTTTCTGGGCGATTTGCCAGATCGCGAGATCGAGGAGGATCTGGCCCGGCTCAAGCAGTTGATGGAAAATGCGTGAGCCCTGATTCGATTGGAAGTCGGCTCAAAAAACCGACCATTCCCAGAGCGCGGGACTTTGAGTCCGGTTGGGCTTGGGAAAAACCAGTCGCAGAAATCGAGCTTCGACCGGTTTGTCGATGATTACCGGTGAACCGGACGCTGGCGTGGTGAGATAGTTCGCCAGCGGATTCCAGCTTTTGCCATCGAGCGAGGTTTCGACGGAGCAGAGATAGGACTTCCAAGCGTATTCAAAACGAATTTCCTGGCTGGTGATTTTCTGAACTTGGCCCAAGTCGAGTTGCAGCCAATTCTCCGGCGAATCCGGCGCGGGCGCCCAGCGAGTTGCATAGTTATCGTCGAGAACGCAAGCCGCGCCGGTGAATTCATCCTTCACACTCGACGCGGTCGCGGTGGCTTTTTCGGCCAGATTGACGCGACCTTGGAGCCGGTTTTGCAGGAAAGCCGAGCCGTCGTGGGAAGGGACCACATTTTCCATGAGCCCGTCGGCGGCGAACTTCAACTCATCCACGCAGACTTGACGACCGATGAATTTCGGGTCGAACGGAATGCTGTGGCGATGATACAAAATGTAGGTGCGACCCTCGTGGGTGAAGATCGCGTGGTGGCCGGTGCTGAGGATGTTGTTTGCCTTGTCGCTTCGCAGGACCGGACTGTTGCTCGCCTCGGTGAACGGCCCGAAAGGCGTGTCGCCCATGGCGTAATGCACCGCGTAAGTTTCCTCGATCGTCTTGCCGTGCGAATACATCAAATAGTAGTGCCCCGCATGCTTCGTCATGAAGGGACCCTCGAAATAATTCTTCGGCGTTACGTCGCGGACTTCTCCGTCGAAAGTGACCATGTCGGGCTTCAGTTTCACCGCCCAGCATTTGCCATTCACCCAATGCAAACCGGATCCCCAGTAGAGATAGGCCTGCCCGTCGTCATCGATAAACCCCTCGGCATCAATCATATGGAACCCAGGCCGGAAGGTTTGTGCGATGAGAGGCTTGTCGCCGAGAAGGTTTTTCCACGGCCCGGTTGGTGTGTCGGCCACGCCGGCCCAGACCTCGTTATGGACCGAGACATACATGTAAAATTTCCCGTCGCGTCCGCGCAAAACGGACGGAGCCCAGACGCTGGAACTGCCGCCGGTCGGGCTTTTGCAGAGGGATTTCGTGGGCCAGTTCAGGGTTCGGAACGTCCAGTTTTTGAAGTCGGACGACTCCCAGCAACCGAGCGTTTCGTCGCCCCACGGATCAAGCGTCGCGTAGATGTAATGTTTGCCGCCAAACTCCAGAATCGACGGATCGGCGTAGTATCCGGGCAAGATCGGATTGGTGGAATGCGGCGCGCGTCCGGGCAAGTCGGCGGAGTGCGCCAGCGGGCTAAACATGACGGTGAGCGCGAGGAAAACAGAGGGGAGTTTCATAAAAATGGGCGGGTTGATTGTGCGGGAAGTCGAGTTCCAATGCACTCCGAAAGATGCCTGGCGGACAGGGCGTTATTTTTTGACACGCATTCACAACGAGGGAACGATTATTTTGCAGGGGCTTTCATTCCAACCAACACCACACACATGAATACCACATTACCCAACACAAAAGACCTCAGCACCGAACCGCCGCGCAGCGCACGCGAGCGGATTCACGATTATGCGATCATCGCCCGCACGCTCGACAAATGTCGTGCGTCCATCGCCGGAATGCTGGGGGAGTATTATTCGATTGTCCGCTCGACAACATGCTTTTCGGCTTCAAGGAAGTGAGCGGAGACGACTTTAAGGCCCAGGTGGAAAGCGGCGCGAGCGATGAGGAAGTTGCTGCCTGGCTCGACAAGACTGGTCTCAAGAAAACGTCCGACGAAGTGCGAGCATGGAGTGACCGGGTGGAGGCTTACAAACCCTTCGAGGATCTGAACAAACGCGAGTGGTTTGAGCAGGAATGCGAGCCGCTCGGACTCGATCCGAAGACGAGCACGCTCTTCGATTATCTCGACGCCGACGACGAGGTGTTTCGCAGCAAAAAGTAGCCTGTCTGGCGAATAAGGGAGCAATCATGGCGCGCATTTCCGATCTGAAAGTGCGGCTCTGGTCGGGCCATGTCGGCGGTTGGGAATGGCAGCATACGCTGGTGACTCGCGGTGGAAGCTGGCAGCCGGCGATCAACGCGTTTCGCTGCGAGAAATGCGTCTGCATCTGCGTCGATCTTTCGGGTGTGAATAAGGGCGACATCGAAGTGCAAGTCGAGCCGCGCCAGGTCGCGATCAGCGGCGTGCGCAACCCGCCCGAGCCGTTGGACGCCGACCGCAAGCCGCTGCAAATCATCGCCATGGAGATCGATTATGGGGCGTTTTCCCGAGTGATTCCGCTGCCAGTTGAGGTCGATGTCGGGCAAGTCACCGCCGAGCAGGAGCAGGGATTGCTCTGGATCGAGCTGCCCATTTTGAGGAACGACCCATGACCGCCAAGGACGCTCCCCAAGTCAGCTCGCCAAATGTCCGCGTGTCGTCGTCCGGTGCGTTCGCCGCTGGTGCGGATGATGGCGCTCCATTGCCGGACGAAATTCCGATTTTGCCCTTGCGCGGCGTGGTCATTTTTCCAGGCGCGATTCTGCCGCTGACCGTCAGCCGGGACTCATCGCTTAAGCTTCTCGACGAGGCGATGCCGCAGAGCAAAGTCATCGGCGTCATCACGCAGCGCGACGAGCGGATGAACGAGCCGACCCCCGCTGATTTGTATGAAACTGGCTGCGCGGTGAATGTGCTCAAACTCATCCCGCAAGGCTCCAAAGGCCTGCTTCTCGTCGTGCAGGCAACACAGCGATTTGGGCTCCGCAAATTCACCCAGACCGAGCCGTATTTTCGCGCGGAGATTCAGCCGCTGGAGCAAACGCAGCCGCCGCCGGACGACAAGCAATGGCAGGCCGAGGTCCGCAATTTGCGAGACAGCGCGGTGCAACTCCTGCGCGTGCTGCCCGACGTCCCCGAACAAATCAGCAGTGTCGTCAGCACGCTCACAGACCCCATTTTGCTGACGGATTTTCTCGCGCCCAACCTCGATATCGATCTGGCTCAAAAGCAGGCGCTGCTGGAGGAACTCGACGTAACCAAACGTGTCCGCGCGCTCCAGACGCACATCGCGTCGCGGCTGGAGATTTCTGAGATTCAGCAAAAACTCCAGAAGGATGTGGCCTCGCGTTTCACCGACGCCCAGCGCCGCGCCTATCTCCGCGAGCAGATGGAGGCGATCCGGCACGAGCTCGGCGAGGACGACGCCACCGAGGGGCAGGAGCAGGAGGAACAACTCCGCGTGCGCCTCCAGCAGGCCGGGCTGCCGACCGACATCATGGCGCAGGCCGAGCGCGAATTAAAGCGTCTGAATTTCGTTCCATCGGCCAGTCCGGAGCATTCGGTGATCGTGAGTTATCTCGAAACACTGGCCGAATTGCCGTGGCAGAAATTGAGCGAGGACGCGCTCGATCTCGATGAAGCCCAGCGCGTGCTCGACCGCGATCATTTCGGTCTGGAAAAAGTGAAACGCCGGCTGATCGAGTTCCTCGCCGTGCGCAAGTTGAACCCCAATGGGCACGGCCCGATTCTCTGTTTTCTCGGCCCGCCTGGAGTTGGAAAAACGAGTTTGGGCCAGTCCATCGCCGACGCGCTGGGGCGGAAATTTGTTCGTGTTAGTTTGGGCGGACTGAGGGACGAATCGGAGATTCGCGGTCATCGCCGCACCTATGTTGGCGCGATGCCGGGGCGGCTGATCCAGGAGTTGCGCCGCGTCGGCACGCGCAATCCGGTGATGATGCTCGACGAGTTGGATAAAATTGGCAGCGACTTTCGCGGCGACCCGGCGAGCGCGTTGCTGGAGGTGCTCGATCCGCGCCAGAACCACACCTTCGTGGATCGTTATCTGGATGTGCCGTTCGACTTGTCGAAAATCATTTTCATCGGCACGGCCAACGCCATTGATCCCGTTCCGGCTCCGCTGCGCGACCGCATGGAAATCATCTCGATTCCGGGTTACACGCGACGCGAAAAACTCGAGATCGGACGCCGCTATTTGCTGGATCGTCAGCTCATCGAGAATGGACTCAAACCCGGCCAGTGCACGTGGGACGATGCCGCGCTCGACAAGCTCATTAACCAATACACTCACGAGGCTGGCGTGCGGAATCTGGAGCGCGAAGTCGGCGCTGTCTGCCGCTACGTCGCCGCGCAAGTCGCCCGAGGCAAAACCGACCATATCCATGTGACTCCCGAACTGGTTGAGGAAGTCCTCGGGCCGCCGCGCCATGTGCAGGAGGATCGGTTAAAAGTCAGCCTGCCAGGCATCGTCACCGGGCTCGCCTACACGCCCTATGGCGGGGAGATTTTGCACATCGAGGCGGCGCGTTTTCCGGGAAGAGGCGAGTTGCGGCTCACTGGCCAGCTCGGCAACGTGATGAAAGAATCCGTCGCCGCCGCGATGAGTCTGGTGCGTTCACGCGCTGACCAACTTGGCATTGCCTCGGAGAATTTCCGCAAAACGGATGTTCACGTTCACGTGCCCGCCGGGGCGGTGCCGAAGGATGGACCGTCCGCCGGCGCGGCGATGTTTACCGCGCTCGCGTCGCTTTTCACCGATACGCCGGTGCGCGCCAATGTGGCCATGACGGGCGAGGTGACTTTGCGCGGACTTGTGCTGCCGATTGGCGGCTTAAAAGAGAAAAGTCTCGCCGCCATGAGTGCCGGAATCGACACCGTCATCATTCCGAAAGGCAACGAAAAGGATCTCGTCGATGTGCCCGCTGAGGCGAAGGAATCGATCCGGTTTTGTCCGGTGGAGACCGTCGATGAAGTTCTCGCCATCGCCTTGGAAACTACCGCCCGGGGCATTCCCGAGGCGGTGCAGTAAACAGCGTTCCCGTTTTATTCGTCCGGGAATAGCGGCAGATTTGCCTGACTCTCGTCCTCCATCGGCGAATCCTTGATGACCTCGCCCTCGGCCGCCGCGCTGCCGAGTTCCCAGAGGAGCCAGTCGTCGTTTTGCACATATTGCTTGAGCTTGTTGTCCCAGCGTTTGGGCACTTCGCGGGCGAGTTTTTCTAAAAACGGCAGCAGCGGATTCTGCGGCGGATGCGCCTTTTCCTGCTCGTCGAGCGGCGTTGATTCCCAGCCATACTGGCCGTGTTTCCCTTGAAAACCAAAGCCATCGAAGAAATGTCCGCCGCCGATCAGCGGCATATACCAGAGGCTCGGGATGCCCTTCGGATTGGGCTTGATCGGAGCCTCCACGGCGAGGCGCTCGATCAGGTCGAGACCCTTCGGATCGTTCGCCAGATGCGCCCGCAACTCGTCCAGCGCGGGGAAAGTCACGGGCGGCGTGACGAACAGCACCGGCTTAAACTGCAATCGCGACAGCACGATTTCATGCACGGTCCCGACGCTGTAAATATTCGTCGGCACATAGGCAATCGTGAAATCGCTCGTGTCCACCATGCGCAGATCGATGTGCAGCGTTTCCCAGAATTTCTCAGCGCAAGCCGCGCGCGTTTCATCGCCTTCCTGGCCTTGCTCGAAAGTCCAGTTGTCGCGCACGTCGATGGTGTTCACATCCTCGAGTCCATACTGATGCAACCCCCGGACGGTCGGCTTGTGCCACGGATCGAAAACGACCGCGCCATAGGAGCGCAGAAAGTCGCCAATGCGATTGCGCCAGCCAAATTTCTTTTCATTCGCCCGGGAGGCCACGAAGTCCATCGGACCGGAGAGATAAACACGCGCACCACGGAGGAAATTATGCGATTTCATTCCGCAAAACTAACAGGCTCTAAACGACAAGCCAACCCGCAAAAAAGCGGGCGGAGTTGCATAGTTATCTGAGCCTCAGCGGGGAAGTTTTGAAAAGTCCTGCGTGATTCTCAATCGCTATGGTTAAGAAAAACGTGGAGCCTAGGGGATTCGAACCCCTGACCTCCTCAATGCCATTGAGGCGCTCTACCAACTGAGCTAAGACCCCGTTCGTTGCGGGAGGGGTAGAATATCCAAGAGAAGGGACTTGTCACGAAATTTATTCTGGCCGCGCCCCGTCTGTTTTTCACGCCCGCCAAGCGACTTCCAATCGTTTCTCCTAACATGGCGAAAGCAAAGTCCCTGCAACCCGGCGCCCCAGTCGAATGGAAGTCCTCCCAAGGCACCGTCCAAGGCACCGTGAAAAAGAAACTGACCGTCCCGACGAATATCCGATCGCATGAAGTCGCCGCGTCGCCTGAGAACCCGGAATACCTCGTCGAAAGCGACCAGACCGGAGCCCAGGCCGCGCACAAGCCAGCCAGCATAAAAAAGACCCGCTCATAAGAACGCGACTCGCCTCCGCCGCACTTGGCTCTAACTCTTCGAGAGCGAATACTCCACCGCACCCTTTGCATCGATCGTCAGATGCTTCTGCTTTTGCAGCTTCTCGATCAACTTCTCCACCGTTTCCTCCGTCGTCGGCTTGAGCAACGACAGCAACTGACTCATCAGCGTCTTCTTCCGCTTGGGACGACTGTTCACATTTTTTCGCAACTGCGCCAACACCCGCGCCAGCGGATCTTCCATTGGAGTCGGCGCGGCGACAGGCGCAGCCTTGGGCACATAACAAAACGTCAGCGTCGCAAAATCGTCATGACGCATCGCCCGAACGTGACGACTCTTCAGATGCTCCACCAGCGGGTCAAAGCCGGTGTCCTTCGAGACAATGTGGAAATAACCCGTCGGATCGCTCAAGACCGCGCGTCCCAGATAATAGGCCAGGGCAAAATCCAGCGCGTTCCTCCCCGAGGTCGTCAACCGGATCAACTGCACGCAGGCGGCGTGTTCCATCAACTTCTCCACCAGCGCCACATCCAGCTTGGTCTGCCGCGCACCTAGCAATAGGATGAAACTCACCGTCTTCGCTCCGATCACACTCGGATCGACTGTGGGCACATTCTCGCAGTCCACAAAGACATGATTCATCGCCGGGCCGGGTTCAGGGGAGGTGTTCATGGATGCTCGGGGAAGACGGGCCAGCTTAAAACAAACCTGCTTTTTTAAGCAACGAAACCCCGCTCACCTTCGATTTAACAGCAGAATGTTCCCCATCTGGATTCAGGCAGGCTTTTGGGGATGGCTCGCGGGCTCGGCCTTGCTCATCGGAGCTGCGGGCGGCTTTTACCTGAAGATCCCCCAGCGCCTCATCGCAGCCATCATGGCCTTTGGCAGCGGCGTCCTCATCTCCGCGCTCTCCTTCGACCTCATGGAAGAAGCCTACAAACGCGGCGGATTCGACTCCACCGCCATCGGCTTCGTCGGTGGCGCGGCGGTTTATACCGGGGCCAACTGGCTCGTCAACCGCGCCGGTGCCAAACACCGTAAACGCTCCGGCAGCCAGCAATCCTCCGAATCGCAAACCAAGGGCAGCGGACTCTCCATCGCCATCGGAGCGCTCCTCGACGGCATCCCCGAATCCATCGTCATCGGCGTCAGCCTCATCGGTGCGGGCCGCGTAAGCTGGGTCGCCGTCGTCGCCATCTTCCTTTCCAACCTGCCCGAGGGCCTCTCCTCCTCCGCCGGGATGCGCCAGGCGAAACGATCCGCCGCCTACGT harbors:
- a CDS encoding Hsp20/alpha crystallin family protein, whose protein sequence is MARISDLKVRLWSGHVGGWEWQHTLVTRGGSWQPAINAFRCEKCVCICVDLSGVNKGDIEVQVEPRQVAISGVRNPPEPLDADRKPLQIIAMEIDYGAFSRVIPLPVEVDVGQVTAEQEQGLLWIELPILRNDP
- a CDS encoding PIN domain-containing protein, which translates into the protein MNTSPEPGPAMNHVFVDCENVPTVDPSVIGAKTVSFILLLGARQTKLDVALVEKLMEHAACVQLIRLTTSGRNALDFALAYYLGRAVLSDPTGYFHIVSKDTGFDPLVEHLKSRHVRAMRHDDFATLTFCYVPKAAPVAAPTPMEDPLARVLAQLRKNVNSRPKRKKTLMSQLLSLLKPTTEETVEKLIEKLQKQKHLTIDAKGAVEYSLSKS
- the lon gene encoding endopeptidase La, with translation MTAKDAPQVSSPNVRVSSSGAFAAGADDGAPLPDEIPILPLRGVVIFPGAILPLTVSRDSSLKLLDEAMPQSKVIGVITQRDERMNEPTPADLYETGCAVNVLKLIPQGSKGLLLVVQATQRFGLRKFTQTEPYFRAEIQPLEQTQPPPDDKQWQAEVRNLRDSAVQLLRVLPDVPEQISSVVSTLTDPILLTDFLAPNLDIDLAQKQALLEELDVTKRVRALQTHIASRLEISEIQQKLQKDVASRFTDAQRRAYLREQMEAIRHELGEDDATEGQEQEEQLRVRLQQAGLPTDIMAQAERELKRLNFVPSASPEHSVIVSYLETLAELPWQKLSEDALDLDEAQRVLDRDHFGLEKVKRRLIEFLAVRKLNPNGHGPILCFLGPPGVGKTSLGQSIADALGRKFVRVSLGGLRDESEIRGHRRTYVGAMPGRLIQELRRVGTRNPVMMLDELDKIGSDFRGDPASALLEVLDPRQNHTFVDRYLDVPFDLSKIIFIGTANAIDPVPAPLRDRMEIISIPGYTRREKLEIGRRYLLDRQLIENGLKPGQCTWDDAALDKLINQYTHEAGVRNLEREVGAVCRYVAAQVARGKTDHIHVTPELVEEVLGPPRHVQEDRLKVSLPGIVTGLAYTPYGGEILHIEAARFPGRGELRLTGQLGNVMKESVAAAMSLVRSRADQLGIASENFRKTDVHVHVPAGAVPKDGPSAGAAMFTALASLFTDTPVRANVAMTGEVTLRGLVLPIGGLKEKSLAAMSAGIDTVIIPKGNEKDLVDVPAEAKESIRFCPVETVDEVLAIALETTARGIPEAVQ
- a CDS encoding ZIP family zinc transporter produces the protein MFPIWIQAGFWGWLAGSALLIGAAGGFYLKIPQRLIAAIMAFGSGVLISALSFDLMEEAYKRGGFDSTAIGFVGGAAVYTGANWLVNRAGAKHRKRSGSQQSSESQTKGSGLSIAIGALLDGIPESIVIGVSLIGAGRVSWVAVVAIFLSNLPEGLSSSAGMRQAKRSAAYVFSVWGGIALISGIASLLGYTIFSHFSPDIIAGTTAVAAGAILAMLADTMIPEAFEEAHDFAGLITVLGFLAAFILTKLDG
- a CDS encoding family 43 glycosylhydrolase, producing MKLPSVFLALTVMFSPLAHSADLPGRAPHSTNPILPGYYADPSILEFGGKHYIYATLDPWGDETLGCWESSDFKNWTFRTLNWPTKSLCKSPTGGSSSVWAPSVLRGRDGKFYMYVSVHNEVWAGVADTPTGPWKNLLGDKPLIAQTFRPGFHMIDAEGFIDDDGQAYLYWGSGLHWVNGKCWAVKLKPDMVTFDGEVRDVTPKNYFEGPFMTKHAGHYYLMYSHGKTIEETYAVHYAMGDTPFGPFTEASNSPVLRSDKANNILSTGHHAIFTHEGRTYILYHRHSIPFDPKFIGRQVCVDELKFAADGLMENVVPSHDGSAFLQNRLQGRVNLAEKATATASSVKDEFTGAACVLDDNYATRWAPAPDSPENWLQLDLGQVQKITSQEIRFEYAWKSYLCSVETSLDGKSWNPLANYLTTPASGSPVIIDKPVEARFLRLVFPKPNRTQSPALWEWSVF
- a CDS encoding DUF2945 domain-containing protein; this translates as MAKAKSLQPGAPVEWKSSQGTVQGTVKKKLTVPTNIRSHEVAASPENPEYLVESDQTGAQAAHKPASIKKTRS
- a CDS encoding site-specific integrase, whose product is MKNLPKGIYLRGSVYWLAIQTGGKRQFFSLQTADLSSAITRAVEIKGSVPSDDKHTLEAMAEKYLNSRAKEGRHSKKTSSWSRRIIFQFIGDIGSISVVAVTENVTKRWFAEQRARMTEAAAQSYVRALKGFFSWLLAEGKIRQNPFNFRMAKVSELAKERFCSPELRNQLLENAPSPEMALILNLGFHAGLRKNEIIEARWNWVDLNAGLLRVQNTDTFQTKNRKGRTIPLSKRLEAFLASIPRCDGYIVKPDVAHGVSEYRYDFRRPFDDYMAEQGCEWVTAHTMRHTFASLLVSAGVSMSKTAIWLGDGIQVVERHYAHLIAQDSDIDRAG
- a CDS encoding YgaP-like transmembrane domain; translated protein: MALTTQPFAHVKALDDIASENRSTNVSHAERIGSLVAGSALIVLGLAKRSTSGVLLSLVGGLLVHRGVTGHCRGYAVLGVDTARHDHRGVPGNHGHKIERSIRIHRPANEIFTFWRNLENIPKFMARVKFVEASSGQLSHWVAKGPGGVTVEWDAEVINEHPDQMIAWQSLPGAEIESAGSVWFTPHGDMTEVKLSMQYHPPMGAIGDVVTKFLGDLPDREIEEDLARLKQLMENA